The Engystomops pustulosus chromosome 1, aEngPut4.maternal, whole genome shotgun sequence genome has a window encoding:
- the LOC140125257 gene encoding catechol O-methyltransferase-like, whose amino-acid sequence MIDLSTVLLVAASIFLLLTLYIVLHGPRRAFAKIVLHEVKAAIKVFFMNHTKEQRVLQYVLDNATRGDPQSVVDSIDKYCNKEEWAMNVGDQKGLILDNIVNESNPCVLLELGTYCGYSAVRIARLLKPGAHLYTVEFNPAFAAVAKQMIEFAGVQDKVQILEGNTQDIIPQLKKKYEVDTLDFVFIDHWKDKYLEDTKLLEKCNLLRKGTVVLADNVIVPGAPDFLEYVRTCGRYDCTNYPSFLEYMDEKDALEKAIFRG is encoded by the exons ATGATAGATCTCAGCACAGTGCTGCTAGTAGCTGCAAGCATCTTTCTTCTTTTAACTTTGTACATAGTTCTACATGGTCCACGAAGAGCTTTTGCTAAAATTGTCCTACACGAAGTAAAAGCAGCCATCAAAGTTTTCTTCATGAACCACACCAAGGAACAGAGGGTTTTACAATATGTGCTGGATAACGCAACACGTGGAGACCCACAAAGTGTTGTTGATAGTATTGACAAATACTGTAACAAAGAGGAATGGGCCATGAATGTGGGAGACCAGAAAG GATTGATCCTGGATAATATTGTGAATGAGAGCAATCCATGTGTACTCCTTGAATTGGGCACATATTGTGGTTACTCAGCCGTCCGGATTGCACGACTTTTGAAGCCTGGGGCGCATTTATATACTGTGGAATTTAATCCAGCATTTGCTGCTGTAGCTAAACAGATGATAGAATTTGCCGGTGTTCAAGACAAG GTGCAAATATTAGAGGGAAACACTCAAGACATTATCCCCCAGCTGAAGAAGAAATATGAAGTGGACACACTGGACTTTGTGTTCATAGATCATTGGAAAGACAAATACTTAGAGGATACAAAGCTTTTAGAG AAGTGCAACCTGCTTAGAAAAGGCACAGTTGTTCTCGCAGACAACGTCATTGTTCCTGGTGCCCCAGATTTTCTGGAATATGTTCGTACCTGTGGCCGATATGACTGCACAAACTATCCTTCATTTCTGGAGTACATGGATGAGAAGGATGCATTGGAAAAAGCAATATTCAGAGGATAG